A stretch of the Streptomyces sp. NBC_00078 genome encodes the following:
- a CDS encoding DUF6114 domain-containing protein — MSAETPAVPAGQFSRRRVQFRAWRGTRPFWAGLFVMLAGLPIAYFPYAHLQVGHLTLAMATTAGAGSLIIGVLLVVLGFSLWFQKHVRTFAGIAAILLGLVSIPVSNLGGFLVGFLLSLVGGAMAVSWAPGEPPAEAAREGTPQTGYAPEAMDSDTTILKPVLGESNDLSGTSPANGANGRHSAG; from the coding sequence ATGAGCGCCGAGACTCCTGCCGTACCCGCCGGCCAGTTCAGTCGCCGGAGGGTGCAGTTCCGCGCCTGGCGGGGCACGCGGCCGTTCTGGGCCGGCCTGTTCGTCATGCTCGCGGGACTCCCCATCGCCTACTTCCCGTACGCCCACCTGCAGGTCGGGCATCTGACTCTGGCGATGGCCACCACCGCGGGCGCCGGGTCCCTGATCATCGGTGTGCTGCTGGTGGTCCTGGGCTTCAGTCTCTGGTTCCAGAAGCACGTCCGTACCTTCGCGGGTATAGCGGCGATCCTGCTGGGACTGGTCTCCATCCCCGTCTCCAACCTCGGTGGCTTCCTGGTGGGCTTCCTGCTCTCGCTGGTCGGCGGGGCCATGGCCGTGTCCTGGGCGCCGGGCGAGCCGCCGGCCGAGGCCGCGCGGGAGGGTACGCCGCAGACGGGTTACGCCCCCGAGGCCATGGACTCGGACACCACCATCCTCAAGCCCGTGCTGGGTGAGTCGAACGATCTGTCAGGAACGAGCCCGGCGAACGGGGCGAACGGGAGGCACAGTGCCGGCTGA
- a CDS encoding SDR family NAD(P)-dependent oxidoreductase, translating to MTTSIIVTGASAGLGEITAGELAALGHHVILACRSVERGEAAAERIRARTPGAALEVLELDLASLDSVRSAAAKLLADTARPPLHALVCNAGVQVVNGVQQSADGHELTFATNHLGHFLLIQLLADHIVAPGRIVLVSSEVHQGPRKSMGFPAPHWQHPKALADPAQTELGGSPKAGRVRYATSKLANLYLTYELAPRVAEQGITVNAFDPGLMPETGLDRDWPQWTQRIYHAMAPVLVRILPGTRSVAGSGSDLAWLTASPDVADVTGTYFSGRRRRESSPQSHDAARAAELWDVSEELVAEH from the coding sequence GTGACCACGTCGATCATCGTCACTGGCGCCTCCGCCGGACTGGGGGAGATCACCGCCGGGGAGCTCGCCGCCCTCGGCCACCATGTGATCCTCGCCTGCCGCAGCGTCGAGCGCGGCGAAGCCGCGGCCGAGCGCATCCGGGCCCGTACTCCCGGCGCCGCTCTGGAGGTTCTCGAACTCGACCTCGCCTCACTGGACTCGGTCCGCTCGGCGGCCGCGAAGCTGCTGGCGGACACCGCCCGGCCACCGCTGCACGCGCTGGTGTGCAACGCGGGCGTCCAGGTCGTCAACGGAGTGCAGCAGTCGGCCGACGGACACGAACTCACCTTCGCCACCAACCACTTGGGCCACTTCCTGCTCATCCAATTGCTCGCCGACCACATCGTGGCGCCGGGCCGGATCGTGCTGGTGTCCAGCGAGGTGCATCAGGGCCCGCGCAAGTCGATGGGCTTCCCCGCGCCGCACTGGCAGCACCCCAAGGCACTCGCGGACCCGGCGCAGACCGAGCTGGGCGGCTCCCCCAAGGCGGGCCGCGTCCGTTACGCCACCTCCAAGCTCGCCAACCTCTACCTGACGTACGAGCTTGCCCCCCGAGTCGCCGAACAGGGCATCACCGTCAACGCCTTCGACCCGGGCCTGATGCCGGAGACGGGACTCGACCGGGACTGGCCGCAGTGGACACAGCGGATCTACCACGCGATGGCCCCGGTACTGGTGCGTATCCTGCCCGGTACCCGCTCCGTGGCCGGCTCCGGCAGCGACCTGGCCTGGCTGACCGCCTCCCCCGACGTCGCCGATGTCACCGGGACCTATTTCTCGGGGCGCCGGCGGCGCGAGAGCTCCCCGCAGTCGCACGACGCGGCCCGCGCGGCCGAGCTGTGGGACGTCTCGGAGGAACTCGTTGCCGAACACTGA
- a CDS encoding methylmalonyl-CoA mutase, translating into MNADAIEEGRRRWQARYDASRKREGAGGPGAKPPGPGSWTRTTLSGDPVEPVYGPRPGDVYEGFERIGWPGEYPFTRGLYPTGYRGRTWTIRQFAGFGNAEQTNERYKTILANGGGGLSVAFDMPTLMGRDSDEPHSRGEVGHCGVAIDSAADMEVLFRDIPLGDVTTSMTISGPAVPVFCMYLVAAERQGVDPRVLNGTLQTDIFKEYIAQKEWLFQPEPHLRLIGDLMEYCAARIPAYKPLSVSGYHIREAGATAAQELAYTLADGFGYVELGLSRGLDVDVFAPGLSFFFDAHVDFFEEIAKFRAARRIWARWMRDVYGARSEKAQWLRFHTQTAGVSLTAQQPYNNVVRTAVEALAAVLGGTNSLHTNALDETLALPSEQAAEIALRTQQVLMEETGVASVADPLGGSWFVEQLTDRIEADAEKIFERIRERGLRAHPDGRHPIGPITSGILRGIEDGWFTGEIAESAFRYQQALEKGEKRVVGVNVHHGSVTGNLEILRVGHEVEREQARVLGARRAARDEGAVRAALGAMVATARDGANMIEPMLDAVRAEATLGEICGVLRDEWGVYTEPAGF; encoded by the coding sequence ATGAACGCTGACGCCATCGAGGAGGGCCGCCGTCGCTGGCAGGCCAGGTACGACGCCTCGCGCAAGCGTGAGGGCGCCGGGGGTCCGGGCGCGAAGCCCCCGGGCCCGGGGAGCTGGACGCGCACCACGCTCTCCGGGGATCCCGTGGAGCCCGTGTACGGGCCCCGGCCCGGGGACGTGTACGAGGGCTTCGAGCGGATCGGGTGGCCGGGGGAGTACCCCTTCACGCGCGGGCTGTATCCGACCGGATACCGGGGGCGGACGTGGACCATCCGCCAGTTCGCCGGGTTCGGGAACGCCGAGCAGACCAACGAGCGCTACAAGACGATCCTCGCCAACGGCGGCGGGGGACTGTCCGTGGCCTTCGACATGCCGACCCTCATGGGACGGGACTCCGACGAGCCGCACTCCCGGGGCGAGGTCGGGCACTGCGGAGTCGCCATCGACTCGGCGGCCGACATGGAGGTGCTGTTCCGTGACATCCCGCTGGGTGACGTCACCACCTCCATGACCATCAGCGGGCCGGCCGTCCCCGTCTTCTGCATGTACCTCGTGGCCGCCGAGCGGCAGGGTGTCGATCCCCGGGTGCTCAACGGCACGCTCCAGACCGACATCTTCAAGGAGTACATCGCCCAGAAGGAGTGGCTCTTCCAGCCCGAGCCGCATCTGCGCCTCATCGGCGACCTGATGGAGTACTGCGCCGCCCGGATCCCCGCCTACAAACCGCTGTCCGTGTCCGGCTACCACATCCGCGAGGCCGGGGCGACGGCCGCGCAGGAGCTGGCCTACACGCTGGCCGACGGGTTCGGGTACGTGGAGCTGGGGCTCAGCCGCGGCCTTGACGTGGACGTCTTCGCGCCCGGGCTGTCCTTCTTCTTCGACGCGCACGTGGACTTCTTCGAGGAGATCGCCAAGTTCCGCGCGGCACGCCGCATTTGGGCGCGCTGGATGCGGGACGTCTACGGAGCCCGGTCCGAGAAGGCGCAGTGGCTGCGCTTCCACACGCAGACCGCCGGTGTCTCCCTGACCGCCCAGCAGCCGTACAACAACGTCGTACGTACGGCAGTGGAGGCGCTCGCGGCGGTGCTCGGCGGCACCAACTCGCTGCACACCAACGCCCTGGACGAGACGCTCGCGCTGCCGAGCGAGCAGGCCGCGGAGATCGCCCTGAGGACCCAGCAGGTGCTCATGGAGGAGACCGGGGTCGCGAGCGTGGCCGATCCGCTGGGGGGTTCGTGGTTCGTCGAGCAGCTGACGGACCGGATCGAGGCGGACGCGGAGAAGATCTTCGAGCGGATCAGGGAGCGTGGGCTGCGGGCGCATCCGGACGGCCGGCACCCCATCGGTCCGATCACCTCCGGAATCCTGCGCGGGATCGAGGACGGCTGGTTCACCGGCGAGATCGCCGAGTCGGCCTTCCGGTACCAACAGGCCCTGGAGAAGGGCGAGAAGAGGGTCGTGGGCGTGAACGTCCACCACGGATCCGTCACCGGGAACCTGGAGATCCTGCGGGTCGGCCACGAGGTCGAGCGGGAGCAGGCGCGGGTGCTGGGTGCCCGCAGGGCCGCCCGGGACGAGGGGGCGGTGCGAGCCGCGCTCGGCGCCATGGTCGCGACCGCGCGCGACGGAGCGAACATGATCGAGCCGATGCTGGACGCCGTACGCGCGGAGGCGACCCTCGGTGAGATCTGCGGGGTACTGCGGGACGAGTGGGGGGTGTACACCGAGCCGGCGGGCTTCTGA
- a CDS encoding MFS transporter: protein MSATPNGLPHARVWTLTIVSTAAFMLMLDLTVVNVALPHMRTALRADFSDLQWVLDAYALTLAVFLLTGGSLADRLGRKRVFQTGFVVFTLASLACGLAPDVTALNLARAAQGLGAALLFAVGPALIGHEYRGKDRGLAFGVFGAVSGLAIAFGPLIGGALTDLLSWRWIFLVNVPIGVAVVLVGAWRLKESRDPQPHGVDWAGLAVFSAALTLVVLGFMRGQAEGWTSPLILGMFAAGVVLLAVFVPLERRRGAAAMLDLSLFRIPTFNGISLTAFIANATVLSAIFLQGSYMENVLGHSPWETGVRFLPLTLTLFAAAAATGPLTVSLPPRLLVGTALACIAVGLFLMGRVTVGDSWTALLPSMIVSGVGLGMFNPPRASLCIGVTEPAKAGMASGIGETFQQVGVAVGIAGFGALFQNRVVDAFTHSDAGRQLGPHAAEAGRAAAAGGGRELTAGLPPALADQVTVAARAAFVHGLNDVLFACGVLASVGAVIGFVFIRSTDLHASALRDTPLPDTSRAMAASGDRPA, encoded by the coding sequence TTGTCGGCCACACCCAACGGACTGCCCCACGCGCGCGTGTGGACGCTCACGATCGTGTCCACCGCGGCGTTCATGCTCATGCTCGACCTGACGGTGGTGAACGTCGCCCTGCCGCACATGCGCACCGCGCTCCGGGCGGACTTCTCCGACCTTCAGTGGGTGCTGGACGCCTACGCGCTCACCCTGGCCGTCTTCCTGCTCACCGGCGGCTCGCTCGCCGACCGGCTGGGGCGCAAACGGGTCTTCCAGACCGGATTCGTCGTCTTCACCCTCGCCTCACTGGCCTGCGGCCTCGCCCCTGACGTGACGGCGCTGAACCTCGCCCGGGCGGCCCAGGGCCTGGGCGCGGCCCTGCTCTTCGCCGTCGGCCCCGCGCTGATCGGTCACGAGTACCGGGGCAAGGACCGCGGCCTCGCCTTCGGCGTCTTCGGGGCGGTCTCCGGCCTGGCCATCGCCTTCGGGCCGCTGATCGGCGGGGCGCTCACCGACCTGCTGAGCTGGCGGTGGATCTTCCTGGTGAACGTCCCCATCGGCGTGGCGGTGGTACTCGTCGGCGCATGGCGGCTCAAGGAGTCCCGTGATCCCCAGCCGCACGGCGTCGACTGGGCGGGCCTGGCCGTCTTCAGCGCCGCACTGACCCTGGTGGTCCTCGGCTTCATGCGCGGCCAGGCCGAGGGATGGACCAGCCCGCTGATCCTCGGCATGTTCGCGGCCGGGGTCGTCCTGCTGGCGGTCTTCGTCCCGCTGGAGCGGCGCAGGGGCGCCGCGGCGATGCTGGACCTGTCGCTGTTCCGGATACCCACGTTCAACGGGATCTCCCTCACTGCCTTCATCGCCAACGCGACGGTGCTGTCCGCCATCTTCCTCCAGGGCTCCTACATGGAGAACGTGCTCGGCCATTCCCCCTGGGAGACCGGTGTGCGCTTCCTCCCGCTGACACTGACGCTGTTCGCCGCCGCGGCGGCGACCGGCCCGCTCACCGTGTCGCTCCCGCCGCGGCTGCTCGTCGGGACCGCGCTCGCCTGCATCGCCGTCGGCCTCTTCCTGATGGGCCGGGTGACGGTCGGCGACTCGTGGACCGCGCTGCTGCCCAGCATGATCGTCAGCGGTGTCGGGCTCGGTATGTTCAACCCGCCGCGTGCGTCGCTCTGCATCGGGGTGACCGAACCGGCCAAGGCGGGCATGGCCTCGGGCATCGGCGAGACCTTCCAGCAGGTGGGGGTCGCCGTGGGCATCGCGGGGTTCGGAGCCCTGTTCCAGAACCGGGTCGTCGACGCGTTCACCCATTCGGACGCCGGGCGGCAGCTCGGCCCGCACGCCGCGGAGGCCGGCCGGGCCGCGGCCGCCGGTGGGGGCAGGGAACTGACCGCCGGCCTTCCGCCCGCCCTGGCCGACCAGGTCACCGTCGCCGCGCGCGCCGCGTTCGTGCACGGCCTGAACGACGTGCTGTTCGCGTGCGGGGTGCTCGCCTCGGTCGGCGCGGTGATCGGCTTCGTCTTCATCCGCTCCACCGACCTCCACGCCAGCGCGCTGCGGGACACCCCGCTGCCCGACACATCACGGGCCATGGCGGCCTCGGGCGACAGACCCGCATGA
- a CDS encoding DUF6230 family protein produces the protein MESQVRGGTRWKRFAVVMVPSVAATAAIGVALAQGALAASFSVSGQQFKVTADQLEGTGFSQYGAIDSGYTLDGKKTAHPVAVSAFKSATIKNLCQSVVTPDIPVIGSVSLILKAGGGSQPVEADNLYIDLDDLSADATFKNIDIGVAAKDASKGPGIHSGDTANPYGFAQQADSASLSSVKQTAWATTAGTFKLSGLKMSVSTGTHECY, from the coding sequence ATGGAGTCCCAGGTGCGTGGCGGGACCAGATGGAAGCGGTTCGCTGTGGTCATGGTGCCCAGCGTCGCCGCTACGGCCGCGATAGGTGTCGCCCTCGCGCAGGGCGCTCTCGCCGCGTCGTTCAGCGTGTCCGGCCAGCAGTTCAAGGTGACGGCCGACCAGCTGGAAGGCACCGGCTTCTCGCAGTACGGAGCCATTGACTCGGGGTACACCCTCGACGGCAAGAAGACGGCGCACCCGGTCGCGGTCTCGGCGTTCAAGTCGGCGACCATCAAGAACCTGTGCCAGTCGGTCGTGACCCCGGACATCCCGGTGATCGGCAGTGTCAGCCTGATCCTGAAGGCCGGTGGCGGCAGCCAGCCGGTCGAGGCCGACAACCTGTACATCGACCTCGATGACCTGAGCGCCGACGCGACGTTCAAGAACATCGACATCGGTGTGGCCGCCAAGGACGCCAGCAAGGGTCCCGGCATCCACAGCGGTGACACCGCGAACCCGTACGGATTCGCGCAGCAGGCCGACTCGGCCTCGCTGAGCAGTGTGAAGCAGACGGCGTGGGCCACCACTGCCGGAACCTTCAAGCTCAGCGGGCTGAAGATGTCCGTCTCGACGGGCACTCACGAGTGCTACTAG
- a CDS encoding GMC family oxidoreductase N-terminal domain-containing protein, with the protein MTQPAPTRRQILKRGAGAAGAAALSVPLLSTEAKASEPVDAVVIGSGYAGSVAALRLAQAGINSVVLERGRRWPITPSGDTFAPQARPDGRASWLSTTSPLSREPVSLFTGVLEAYAGGGVTCLAGAGVGGGSLVNYAVMEAPSEQLFRASFGTRLDYAEMAGTWYPRARGLIGVAPIPDDVLASPYYANARDFLAAAERAGLGTRRVDMAIDWQTVRAEMAGTAVRSAIVGDAMLGINSGAKRSVDRTILAAAEATGRTEVLPLHQVLDIRADGDRYVIDCRQIDEQGHELARPRFTARHVFLAAGSLGTTRLLVRAKARGHLPHLNDQVGRNWGSGGDHIVARAGLPLTSKAQGGPAHILATDWDNPKAPVSLLSFPLGYPALGPLTDTALAMSVAPPIGRFTYRALSDSAELYWPAADPRILRVTAAVQGTAQRLNAATGLGLDIVTPLLTSHSTGGVVLGEATDSAGQLVGHGNLFAVDSSLLPGSTGAMPPALTTTALADRSVSRALENIITTG; encoded by the coding sequence ATGACCCAGCCTGCGCCCACCCGACGACAGATCCTCAAGCGCGGTGCGGGAGCAGCCGGAGCTGCGGCGCTGTCCGTACCCCTGCTCAGCACCGAGGCGAAGGCCTCCGAGCCCGTGGACGCCGTCGTCATCGGCAGCGGCTACGCCGGGTCGGTGGCGGCCCTGCGGCTCGCCCAGGCCGGAATCAACTCCGTCGTCCTGGAGCGGGGAAGACGCTGGCCCATCACCCCCTCCGGTGACACCTTCGCACCTCAGGCCCGCCCGGACGGACGGGCCTCCTGGCTGTCCACCACTTCGCCCCTCAGCCGGGAACCGGTCAGCCTGTTCACCGGCGTGCTGGAGGCCTACGCCGGCGGCGGGGTGACGTGTCTGGCGGGTGCCGGTGTCGGCGGCGGTTCGCTGGTCAACTACGCCGTCATGGAGGCTCCGTCGGAGCAGCTGTTCCGCGCCAGTTTCGGCACCCGGCTCGACTACGCCGAGATGGCCGGGACCTGGTATCCCCGGGCGCGCGGGCTGATCGGCGTGGCTCCCATCCCCGACGACGTGCTCGCCTCGCCGTACTACGCCAACGCGCGTGACTTCCTGGCCGCCGCCGAGCGCGCGGGGCTGGGGACCCGGCGCGTCGACATGGCGATCGACTGGCAGACCGTGCGTGCCGAGATGGCCGGTACGGCGGTCCGCTCGGCGATCGTCGGCGACGCCATGCTCGGCATCAACAGCGGTGCCAAGCGCAGCGTGGACCGCACCATCCTGGCCGCCGCCGAGGCCACCGGACGCACCGAGGTGCTGCCTCTGCACCAGGTGCTGGACATCCGCGCCGACGGGGACCGCTATGTGATCGACTGCCGGCAGATCGACGAGCAGGGCCACGAGCTGGCCCGCCCGCGGTTCACCGCCCGCCATGTCTTCCTGGCCGCAGGGTCACTGGGCACCACCCGCCTGCTGGTGCGGGCGAAGGCGCGCGGTCATCTGCCGCACCTCAACGACCAGGTGGGGCGCAACTGGGGCAGCGGAGGCGACCACATCGTCGCCCGGGCCGGTCTGCCGCTCACCAGCAAGGCCCAGGGCGGGCCCGCCCACATTCTCGCGACCGACTGGGACAACCCGAAGGCTCCGGTGAGCCTGCTGAGCTTCCCGCTGGGCTACCCGGCGCTCGGACCGCTCACGGACACCGCCCTCGCGATGTCCGTGGCGCCCCCGATCGGCCGCTTCACCTACCGGGCGCTGAGCGACAGCGCGGAGCTGTACTGGCCCGCCGCAGACCCCCGGATCCTGCGCGTCACCGCTGCCGTGCAGGGCACCGCGCAGCGGCTCAACGCCGCCACGGGGCTGGGGCTCGACATCGTGACCCCCCTGCTGACCTCTCACTCCACCGGGGGCGTCGTCCTGGGAGAGGCCACCGACTCGGCGGGCCAACTCGTCGGCCACGGCAACCTGTTCGCGGTGGACAGCTCCCTGCTGCCCGGCTCCACCGGCGCCATGCCGCCGGCGCTGACCACCACCGCCCTGGCCGACCGTTCGGTGTCCCGGGCCCTGGAGAACATCATCACGACGGGCTGA
- a CDS encoding tetratricopeptide repeat protein produces the protein MQPRNMSMSGVVDLAAVKAAQEAKTKAEQARAEAARQGGGPGAVSPADLVIDVDEAGFERDVLQRSTEVPVVIDFWAEWCEPCKQLSPVLERLAVEYAGRFLLAKVDVDANQMLMQQFGIQGIPAVFAVVAGQALPLFQGAAGEQQIRQTLDQLVQVAEERFGLTGLAVDPDAEPGGGQAEAEAMPAGPYDALLEAAVRALDSGDFSGAVQAYRNVLGDDPGNPEAKLGLAQAELLQRVQGLDPQQVRKGAAEKPADVQAQILAADLDLVGGHVEDAFGRLIETVRRTAGDDRDTVRLRLLELFEVVGADDPRVAAARRALARALF, from the coding sequence ATGCAGCCACGGAACATGTCCATGAGCGGAGTCGTCGACCTCGCCGCGGTGAAGGCGGCCCAGGAGGCCAAGACCAAGGCGGAGCAGGCCCGCGCCGAAGCCGCCCGGCAGGGCGGCGGCCCGGGAGCCGTCTCCCCGGCCGATCTGGTGATCGACGTCGACGAGGCCGGATTCGAGCGCGACGTCCTGCAGCGGTCCACCGAGGTGCCCGTCGTCATCGACTTCTGGGCCGAGTGGTGCGAGCCCTGCAAGCAGTTGAGTCCCGTCCTGGAGCGGCTCGCCGTCGAGTACGCCGGGCGCTTCCTCCTTGCCAAGGTCGACGTCGACGCCAACCAGATGCTGATGCAGCAGTTCGGGATCCAGGGGATCCCGGCGGTGTTCGCCGTCGTCGCCGGGCAGGCGCTGCCCCTCTTCCAGGGGGCCGCAGGCGAACAGCAGATCCGGCAGACCCTCGACCAGCTGGTGCAGGTCGCCGAGGAGCGGTTCGGTCTGACCGGACTGGCGGTCGACCCGGACGCCGAGCCGGGCGGCGGCCAGGCGGAAGCCGAGGCGATGCCGGCCGGCCCCTACGACGCGCTGCTCGAAGCTGCCGTACGCGCCCTGGATTCAGGGGACTTCAGCGGTGCCGTCCAGGCCTACCGGAACGTGCTCGGTGACGATCCGGGCAACCCGGAGGCCAAACTGGGTCTCGCCCAGGCCGAGTTGCTCCAGCGCGTGCAGGGGCTCGACCCGCAGCAGGTGCGCAAGGGCGCCGCCGAGAAGCCGGCCGACGTGCAGGCGCAGATCCTCGCGGCGGACCTGGACCTGGTCGGCGGTCATGTGGAGGACGCCTTCGGGCGGCTCATCGAGACCGTGCGGCGCACAGCGGGTGACGACCGGGACACGGTACGTCTGCGGCTGCTGGAGCTTTTCGAGGTCGTCGGGGCGGATGATCCGCGAGTGGCGGCGGCTCGTCGGGCGCTCGCGCGGGCCCTCTTCTGA
- a CDS encoding thioesterase II family protein, with the protein MPNTEPDRDGTTDWIKCFHPSPAAAVRLVCFPHAGGSAGTYLKFSARLRHEVEVLAVQYPGRQDRSAEPPVHDLHALADRATEAVVAHGTGPCVLFGHSMGAVVAYEVAARLTARGAGPLGVVVSGSPAPSAPRERTIHHLGDAALMAEIGRLSGTDPRVLAHEDLMRLTLPALRGDYTALETYVHPRGQRLACPVRVVVGDRDPLVTPEAAGSWAEHTAGSCDVRVLPGGHFYLQEQQDELAALTLAWIDTLRTTPTR; encoded by the coding sequence TTGCCGAACACTGAGCCCGACCGGGACGGAACCACCGACTGGATCAAGTGCTTCCACCCCTCCCCCGCCGCGGCCGTCCGGCTGGTGTGCTTCCCGCACGCGGGGGGATCGGCCGGGACGTATCTGAAGTTCTCCGCGCGGTTGCGGCACGAGGTCGAGGTCCTGGCCGTGCAGTACCCGGGGCGGCAGGACCGCTCGGCCGAGCCGCCCGTGCACGACCTGCACGCCCTCGCGGACCGGGCGACCGAGGCCGTCGTCGCCCACGGCACCGGGCCCTGCGTCCTGTTCGGGCACAGCATGGGCGCCGTCGTCGCGTACGAGGTCGCCGCCCGCCTGACAGCACGCGGCGCGGGCCCGCTGGGAGTGGTCGTCTCCGGCAGCCCCGCCCCCTCCGCGCCCCGGGAACGGACGATCCACCACCTCGGTGACGCCGCGCTCATGGCCGAGATCGGGCGACTGTCGGGCACCGACCCGCGGGTCCTGGCCCACGAGGACCTGATGAGGCTGACGCTTCCCGCGCTGCGCGGCGACTACACGGCGCTCGAGACCTACGTCCACCCGCGAGGACAGCGGCTCGCCTGCCCCGTCAGGGTCGTGGTCGGCGACCGGGACCCTCTGGTGACACCGGAGGCGGCCGGATCCTGGGCGGAGCACACCGCCGGCTCCTGCGACGTGCGGGTGCTGCCCGGCGGGCACTTCTATCTCCAGGAGCAGCAGGACGAGCTGGCGGCCCTCACACTGGCCTGGATCGACACCCTGCGCACGACGCCGACCCGCTGA
- a CDS encoding TetR/AcrR family transcriptional regulator → MQSRTPAPRASGRPRSAEADAAILAATREALVELGWSKLTLGDVATRAGVAKTTLYRRWAGKNELVVDAVAELFDELVLPDRGTLAADIEGVVLQFAAILARPDARSGLMAVVAESIRDEALRERIRGSIVNRQKRLVLEGRARAQIRGELPPETDPGEAARTVDLIFDMVAGAVVHRTLVSAEPADEEWARGFTRVLLLGLSGASQAP, encoded by the coding sequence ATGCAGAGCCGCACTCCCGCCCCACGCGCCTCGGGACGCCCGCGCAGCGCCGAGGCCGACGCCGCGATCCTCGCGGCCACCCGGGAGGCGCTGGTGGAGCTGGGCTGGTCGAAGCTCACCCTGGGAGACGTGGCGACGCGCGCCGGGGTCGCGAAGACGACCCTCTACCGCCGCTGGGCGGGCAAGAACGAGCTGGTGGTCGACGCGGTGGCCGAGCTCTTCGACGAACTCGTACTCCCCGACCGCGGCACCCTGGCCGCCGACATCGAGGGCGTCGTCCTGCAGTTCGCCGCGATCCTGGCCCGCCCGGACGCCAGGAGCGGCCTGATGGCGGTGGTCGCGGAGTCCATCCGCGACGAGGCGTTGCGGGAGCGGATCCGCGGCTCCATCGTCAACCGGCAGAAACGGCTGGTTCTGGAGGGCCGGGCGCGCGCCCAGATCCGCGGCGAGCTGCCCCCGGAGACCGATCCGGGGGAGGCGGCCCGCACGGTCGACCTGATCTTCGACATGGTGGCCGGGGCGGTGGTCCACCGCACGCTGGTGAGCGCGGAGCCGGCGGACGAGGAGTGGGCCCGCGGCTTCACCCGCGTACTGCTCCTGGGCCTGTCAGGGGCGTCACAGGCCCCCTAG